From one Nematostella vectensis chromosome 7, jaNemVect1.1, whole genome shotgun sequence genomic stretch:
- the LOC5520877 gene encoding spermatogenesis-associated protein 7 homolog isoform X2 produces the protein MSSLPRQNRGHLTLKSSVLSPTAMSYMGQAMVLNHMNSHYRRISSAKASVDTSAPKSMKKHIRVKDQKKREILKSGGSTPGRRTRSASLENIASPLVQSPHPQSNRWHQRSNSVTSSRRESVTSEQEYQMETSRLDKQMNSTAASLSRPSPRELHLDLGKTLKKSSPMKSSPKPLPKPLVSHNRWKSVQNNKMQTPVRPSNEEQRKVRVQTTNHERQHNVTAVDSAQDITPNGTINNCEKELSSYQSTPQKRERRLSGSYMSYESPRLHYSSSLNSTRLSSRLETPLQRRLRDEKEMETKLWEEEQLYMQFISDVTSDILARGIFTNRIA, from the exons ATGTCCTCTCTTCCCCGCCAAAATCGTGGCCACTTGACGCTAAAAAGCAGTG TTCTCTCGCCAACTGCGATGTCCTACATGGGACAGGCCATGGTACTGAATCACATGAATTCTCACTACAGAAGAATCTCATCAGCTAAAG CATCTGTTGACACGTCTGCTCCTAAATCCATGAAGAAACATATAAGAG TTAAAGAccaaaagaaaagagaaatattAAAGAGTGGTGGGTCCACTCCAGGAAGAAGGACAAGG AGTGCTTCTCTTGAAAATATTGCAAGTCCCCTGGTACAGTCACCTCACCCTCAGTCAAATCGGTGGCATCAGAGAAGTAACAGTGTCACTTCAAGCAGGAGAGAAAGTGTGACGTCTGAACAAGAATATCAGATGGAAACTTCAAGACTAGACAAACAGATGAACTCTACTGCTGCCTCACTGAGCAGGCCAAGTCCTAGGGAACTGCATTTAGACTTGGGTAAAACTCTCAAGAAATCATCCCCCATGAAAAGCTCCCCTAAACCATTACCAAAACCATTAGTTTCTCATAACAGATGGAAATCTgtacaaaataacaaaatgcaAACACCTGTGAGGCCATCTAATGAGGAACAAAGAAAAGTGAGAGTACAAACTACAAATCATGAAAGACAACACAATGTTACTGCTGTTGATAGTGCACAAGACATAACACCAAATGGGACAATAAATAATTGTGAAAAAGAATTAAGCTCTTACCAATCAACCCCACAAAAGAGGGAAAGAAGGTTATCAGGATCTTATATGAGCTATGAAAGTCCACGTCTTCATTACTCTTCAAGTCTCAACTCAACCCGACTGTCTTCAAGACTAGAGACACCCTTGCAGAGAAGGCTGAGAGATGAGAAAGAAATGGAAACAAAGTTGTG GGAAGAAGAGCAACTTTACATGCAATTCATATCGGATGTGACTTCAGATATACTTGCAAGGGGAATTTTCACCAAcag GATCGCATGA
- the LOC5520877 gene encoding spermatogenesis-associated protein 7 homolog isoform X1, translated as MSSLPRQNRGHLTLKSSVLSPTAMSYMGQAMVLNHMNSHYRRISSAKASVDTSAPKSMKKHIRVKDQKKREILKSGGSTPGRRTRSASLENIASPLVQSPHPQSNRWHQRSNSVTSSRRESVTSEQEYQMETSRLDKQMNSTAASLSRPSPRELHLDLGKTLKKSSPMKSSPKPLPKPLVSHNRWKSVQNNKMQTPVRPSNEEQRKVRVQTTNHERQHNVTAVDSAQDITPNGTINNCEKELSSYQSTPQKRERRLSGSYMSYESPRLHYSSSLNSTRLSSRLETPLQRRLRDEKEMETKLWEEEQLYMQFISDVTSDILARGIFTNRVLDKVFESHIDQKKDELNEDRMREMIAQLRIDLDVGNQS; from the exons ATGTCCTCTCTTCCCCGCCAAAATCGTGGCCACTTGACGCTAAAAAGCAGTG TTCTCTCGCCAACTGCGATGTCCTACATGGGACAGGCCATGGTACTGAATCACATGAATTCTCACTACAGAAGAATCTCATCAGCTAAAG CATCTGTTGACACGTCTGCTCCTAAATCCATGAAGAAACATATAAGAG TTAAAGAccaaaagaaaagagaaatattAAAGAGTGGTGGGTCCACTCCAGGAAGAAGGACAAGG AGTGCTTCTCTTGAAAATATTGCAAGTCCCCTGGTACAGTCACCTCACCCTCAGTCAAATCGGTGGCATCAGAGAAGTAACAGTGTCACTTCAAGCAGGAGAGAAAGTGTGACGTCTGAACAAGAATATCAGATGGAAACTTCAAGACTAGACAAACAGATGAACTCTACTGCTGCCTCACTGAGCAGGCCAAGTCCTAGGGAACTGCATTTAGACTTGGGTAAAACTCTCAAGAAATCATCCCCCATGAAAAGCTCCCCTAAACCATTACCAAAACCATTAGTTTCTCATAACAGATGGAAATCTgtacaaaataacaaaatgcaAACACCTGTGAGGCCATCTAATGAGGAACAAAGAAAAGTGAGAGTACAAACTACAAATCATGAAAGACAACACAATGTTACTGCTGTTGATAGTGCACAAGACATAACACCAAATGGGACAATAAATAATTGTGAAAAAGAATTAAGCTCTTACCAATCAACCCCACAAAAGAGGGAAAGAAGGTTATCAGGATCTTATATGAGCTATGAAAGTCCACGTCTTCATTACTCTTCAAGTCTCAACTCAACCCGACTGTCTTCAAGACTAGAGACACCCTTGCAGAGAAGGCTGAGAGATGAGAAAGAAATGGAAACAAAGTTGTG GGAAGAAGAGCAACTTTACATGCAATTCATATCGGATGTGACTTCAGATATACTTGCAAGGGGAATTTTCACCAAcag agTTTTGGATAAAGTATTTGAGAGTCATATTGATCAGAAAAAAGATGAACTGAATGAG GATCGCATGAGAGAAATGATCGCTCAGCTAAGAATCGACTTGGATGTTGGCAACCAGTCTTGA
- the LOC116604055 gene encoding uncharacterized protein LOC116604055: MQPTKVYHKNKTGPNSTIGGLHELYKQMQPTKVYPKNKTGPNTGDTMCRGPNTGDTMCRGLNTGDTMCRGPNTGDTMCRGPNTGDTMCRGPNTGDTMCRGLNTGDTMCRGLNTGDTMCRGLNTGDTMCRGLNTGDTMCRGLNTGDTMCRGLNTGDTMCRGPNTGDIFCAARHKRIKLMF; encoded by the coding sequence ATGCAACCAACAAAGGTTTATCATAAGAACAAGACTGGGCCTAACAGCACCATAGGGGGCCTACACGAGCTATATAAACAGATGCAACCAACAAAGGTTTATCCTAAGAACAAGACTGGGCCTAACACTGGTGACACTATGTGCCGTGGGCCTAACACTGGTGACACTATGTGCCGTGGGCTTAACACTGGTGACACTATGTGCCGTGGGCCTAACACTGGTGACACTATGTGCCGTGGGCCTAACACTGGTGACACTATGTGCCGTGGGCCTAACACTGGTGACACTATGTGCCGTGGGCTTAACACTGGTGACACTATGTGCCGTGGGCTTAACACTGGTGACACTATGTGCCGTGGGCTTAACACTGGTGACACTATGTGCCGTGGGCTTAACACTGGTGACACTATGTGCCGTGGGCTTAACACTGGTGACACTATGTGCCGTGGGCTTAACACTGGTGACACTATGTGCCGTGGGCCTAACACTGGTGACATTTTTTGTGCGGCAAGGCATAAGAGAATCAAGCTCATGTTCTAG
- the LOC5520779 gene encoding cannabinoid receptor type 1A — protein sequence MVANKTLAMGEDYIQCAVSNLMTWNPSFTGLGTKISSISATVVNFLTLPWTAALNVVVLKALLTVPTLRVRKSNIALSLLAVTDFLSGVTSQPLFLAREVTHLTAYGPLCTLENSIHFCVYVFSGSSLYHLLIVTYDRFVAITRPYEYPQLVTKRRLSHASLLSWIINIINAVIRYSCPSDEKLTFWMNIFSLSNIFVFTWVIVYWNSRILLEVRRQKIQMKTQAVAVADVKTKQKENKAAKTAIILLGALMVTYAPALALVPTFLLKPSLLKSELVFSFIAWVETFMLLNSLTNPLIYCLRSRELRHHMARKFKWVRLVAGADPTSQAPSRPQSGKRHHGGLSKTAN from the coding sequence ATGGTAGCCAACAAGACCCTAGCTATGGGGGAAGATTACATCCAATGCGCTGTCTCCAATCTTATGACATGGAACCCGAGTTTCACTGGCTTGGGCACTAAGATTTCATCCATAAGTGCAACCGTGGTGAATTTCCTGACTTTGCCTTGGACGGCGGCACTCAACGTGGTCGTTCTAAAGGCCTTACTGACAGTACCAACATTGAGGGTACGCAAGTCGAACATAGCTCTGTCCCTGTTGGCCGTCACGGACTTTCTGAGTGGTGTTACAAGCCAACCCTTGTTTTTGGCCCGAGAAGTAACACACCTAACTGCATATGGCCCGCTCTGTACACTTGAAAATTCCATCCACTTCTGCGTGTATGTGTTTTCGGGATCCTCTTTGTACCATTTACTCATTGTTACTTACGATCGCTTCGTGGCAATAACAAGGCCATATGAGTACCCACAACTAGTCACGAAAAGACGGTTATCGCACGCTTCTTTGCTGTCCTggatcatcaacatcatcaacgCAGTCATCCGGTACTCGTGCCCATCCGACGAAAAACTAACTTTCTGGATGAACATTTTCTCACTATCCAATATCTTCGTGTTTACTTGGGTGATTGTTTATTGGAACTCGCGGATTTTACTAGAGGTCCGTAGACAGAAAATTCAAATGAAAACACAGGCCGTCGCCGTTGCGGATGTGAAGACGAagcaaaaggaaaacaaagctGCAAAAACGGCGATTATTTTATTAGGGGCGCTAATGGTTACCTATGCACCGGCTTTGGCATTAGTCCCGACATTCCTTCTAAAGCCCTCCTTGCTTAAGTCGGAATtagtgttttcttttattgcttGGGTTGAGACATTTATGCTTCTCAACTCGTTAACAAACCCTCTGATTTACTGCTTGCGATCTCGCGAACTGAGACATCATATGGCAAGGAAGTTCAAATGGGTGAGACTAGTGGCGGGGGCTGACCCTACGAGTCAAGCGCCAAGTCGCCCGCAAAGTGGGAAAAGGCATCACGGCGGGTTAAGTAAAACAGCAAATTAG
- the LOC116604056 gene encoding uncharacterized protein LOC116604056 translates to MKEIHDYMNEQFHPKRFIVRERFKFWSHMTRKPGGSIHELVTRIRQDAVTCDFPSITDPLDEAMRTRFICSINNEAVLKALFKVKDDELTFVKAVQLAIEIEDAAKVAKETVQGRETWLNLETEHPQGTQQELGFNVTELPDLNLLGRSAIKQLGISADTLMGLNTADQQCHAVFEELKPKLKLQEECHKLCARAVPFAIQDLSQAYEAGVKRTVWKRTQFYEYGTPVVPIRKPLREGQNKAQLRVCGDYSVVVNAQLEQHRHPIPSPEKLMQKLSGGYGFTKIDLADAYNQIPLGPESQKRLASSTHQGVLLQMRLTFGISSAPGYFQEIMDQLTCDLPGVAVYLDDILVSGATAQEHLSNLRRLLQRLSDKGLRCRLEKCSFAQPYVEYLGHLLSEGLRKVLRLMLS, encoded by the exons ATGAAAGAGATTCATGACTACATGAATGAACAATTTCACCCAAAGCGTTTTATTGTTCGGGAGAGGTTCAAGTTTTGGAGCCATATGACAAGGAAGCCAGGTGGAAGCATTCACGAATTGGTAACAAGAATACGACAAGATGCAGTAACCTGTGATTTTCCTTCTATAACGGATCCTTTGGATGAAGCGATGAGAACAAGGTTCATTTGTTCTATCAACAACGAAGCGGTGCTAAAGGCCCTTTTCAAAGTCAAAGATGATGAGCTCACTTTTGTTAAAGCTGTCCAACTGGCGATAGAAATAGAAGACGCTGCCAAAGTAGCTAAGGAAACAGTTCAAGG CCGGGAAACCTGGCTGAACCTGGAAACAGAGCATCCACAGGGTACTCAACAGGAGCTGGGTTTCAATGTAACGGAGTTACCCGATCTTAATCTACTGGGACGGAGTGCAATCAAGCAACTTGGTATATCAGCGGATACGCTTATGGGACTGAATACCGCTGACCAACAATGTCATGCTGTGTTTGAGGAGCTGAAACCTAAACTCAAGTTGCAGGAGGAATGTCACAAATTGTGTG CAAGGGCGGTACCATTCGCAATACAAGACCTATCTCAAGCGTATGAAGCAGGAGTCAAACGCACAGTTTGGAAAAGAACCCAGTTCTACGAGTATGGTACACCTGTAGTGCCGATTCGAAAACCTCTACGCGAAGGTCAGAACAAGGCTCAACTACGAGTTTGCGGAGATTATTCTGTGGTTGTTAACGCACAGTTAGAACAACACCGTCACCCTATACCATCACCGGAGAAACTGATGCAGAAATTATCCGGAGGGTATGGCTTCACCAAGATTGACCTAGCGGATGCCTACAATCAGATTCCGCTAGGTCCTGAATCACAGAAAAGGCTGGCGTCAAGTACACATCAAGGTGTTCTACTCCAGATGAGACTTACGTTTGGAATTTCATCCGCTCCGGGTTATTTCCAAGAAATAATGGATCAGCTAACGTGTGATCTACCAGGAGTGGCGGTGTATCTGGATGATATCTTGGTCAGCGGTGCAACTGCTCAAGAACATCTCAGCAATTTGAGGAGATTATTACAAAGGCTGAGCGACAAGGGACTGCGATGTCGCTTAGAGAAGTGCTCGTTCGCACAACCTTACGTGGAATACTTGGGACATCTCTTGTCAGAGGGATTGCGAAAGGTCCTAAGGTTGATGCTGTCATGA